From the genome of Tistrella bauzanensis:
AAGACGATCCGCCCGGCCCGGCGCATCAGCGGCGGCGGCAGCAGATCGAGCACCGCGCGCGACACCACGGTCTTGCCCGAGCCGCTTTCACCGACCACGGCCATGATCCCGGACGCGGCGAGGTTGAGGGTGACATCGTCGACCACCGCCGGGCCGCCATCGACCCCGATGGTCAGACCCTCGATGGCCAGAAGGGGTGGATGGGCCGGAGGAGGTGCGTGGGCCGGAAGGGGTGCGTGCTGATCGGTCATGCCTTGCGCATCCTGGGATCGAGCCGGTCGCGCAGCGCGTCACCCACCAGGCAGATGCCGAGCAGGGCCAGCGTGATGCAGGCACCGGGGAAAATGGTCAGCCAGTCGGCCTGGCCCAGATGCGGCCGGCCGGCCGACAGCATCGAGCCCCAGGTCGCCGCCGGCGGCGGCACGCCCAGGCCCAGAAAGCTGAGCGCGCTTTCAGCCAGCAAGGCCCAGCCGAACATCGATGTCGCCAGCACGATGATCGGTGACACCGCATTGGGCAGCACATGCGCCGCCATGGTGTAGAGCGTGGAATTGCCGGTCACCATCGATGCCTCCACGAAATCGCGGCTGCGCAGCGACATCACGATGCTGCGCACCACCCGCGCCATGGCGGGGGTATAGGCGATGCCCAGCGCCAGCACGATGCTGCTCTCGCCCGGGCCGATCACCGCCATCAGGCCCAGCGCCATCAGGATGCCGGGAAAGGCCAGCAGCGCATCGACCACCACGGCGACCAGCCGGTCGACCATGCCGCCCAGAAACCCCGCCAGAATGCCGATCGGCGCGCCGATCAGGCTGGCGGTGACCACCGTCGACACGCCGATGGTGACGCTGGTGGTGGCGCCGCTCATGATCCGCGACAGCACGTCGCGGCCGAATGCGTCGGTGCCCAGCCAATGCGCCGCCGATGGCGCCTGAAGCCGGTGCGGGATGTCCAGCGCCATCGGGTTATAGGGCGTCCAGATCAGCCCCATCACCGCCAGAACGATGACCAGCCCCACCAGCGTGGCGCCGATCCACAACCCCACCGGCCGGCGGCGGCGCAGCAGGCGCGGCACCGGGGCGGTGCCGTCGCCAGCCCCTGAGCCTTCAGATGTGGTGACGGTCATGCGGCGATCCTCGGGTCGAACAGCGGGTGCAGCAGGTCGACGATCAGATTGATCACGACATACAGCCCGGCAATGAACAGCAGCCCGCCCTGCACCACCGGATAGTCGCGGGCATAGATCGCATCGACCAGCAGCCGGCCCAGCCCCGGCAGCGAGAAGATGGTCTCGGTGACGGCGATCCCCCCCAGCAGATTGCCCAGGATCAGCCCGACCAGGGTCAGGGTGGGCGCGAAGGCGTTGGGAAACACATGGCGGGTCATCACCACATGTTCGGGCAGCCCCTTGGCGCGGGCATGGGTGACATATTCCAGCCTGAGGACATCGATGGTGTTGGCCCGCGCCATCCGGGTCAGGATGCCGATCTCGACGATGGTCAGCGTCATCACCGGCATGACCAGATAGGCGAGCGCGCGGCCGGCATTCTCGCCGAACCCCACATAGCCCACGATCGGCAGCCAGCCCAGTTCCAGCCCGAACCACATCAGGATCAGCAGCCCCAGCCAGAAGGTGGGCACCGACATGATCAGGGTGGCAAGGGCGGTCAGGGTCAGGTCCAGCGTGCCGCCGCGCGCCCAGGCGGCGATCATGCCCAGCGGCACGGCGACCAGGGTCGCGATCACCACCGCTGGAAACACCACCCCGGCGGTGACCATGAACCGGTCGGCGACCAGATCGGCCACCGGCAGATTGTTGACGATCGACCGGCCCATATCGCCCGCGAGCAGCCGTTCGACCCACAGCACGAATTGCAGCGGCCACGGGCCGTCGAGGCCATAGGCCTGACGCAGCGCCGACACGGTCGCCGGATCGGCGCTGTCGCCGAGCATGGTGGTGACGGGATCGCCGGGGATGGCGCGGATCAGCACGAAGACCGCGAGCGCCACCACCACCAGCGTCGGGATCGCCGACGCGAGGCGGTAGAGGATGAAGTGCCGCATCTGGCTTGGGGCCCCTGGTTGATGGTGCGTGGATGATGGCCGGCGATCAGGCGGTCGGACGGGCGGGCGCGCAGGCCCTGGCATCGCGGGTCGCCGTCTCGTCCATGTCGAGGGTATAGGTGGTGAAGCGGTCGCGGAGCGCCGGCATCGGCGCCACCTCCATCACGCCGGCCGCCGGTTCCATCACCACCATGGCGACCGTCGACGAGATCGAGCCGCCGGCGCCGGGGCGCGGCGGCCGGCACACCGAATAGGGCACGCCGAAATCGTCGAAGAACGCCGCCTTCAGATCGGCGCGGGTGATCTGGCCGCGCCGCGCCGCCAGCGCCCGGCGCACCCGCCAGTCGCGATAGAAGCTTTCCGGCACGAAGGGGATGCCGGTGTCGCGCAGCTTCGACAACGCCACCGGGCTGGTCCAGTGATTGGCATGCACGATCATGCCGTCCGCGTCGGGATAGATCTGGAAGGCTTCGTCGGGCGCGCATTCGAAATCGATCGCGAAGCCTTGCGACCAGCTCAGCATCATGTTGTTCGACGCCGATTTGGGCGTGGTCGCCACGGTCTTCATCGCCAGCGCCATATGGGCCTGTTCCAGCACCTTGCGCCGGATCAGCGCCAGCGGCACGCCGACCTGGGCGTAATCGCGGTCGCATTCCAGGTAATTGGCGGTGATGGCGATGCCGGCCGAGTTCATTCCGCAGCGCGCGAGGCCCCCGGCCTCGGTCATGGTCAGCAGATCGGGGCCGTCGTCGCGGCGGATCTTCAGCACCACGGTGGTGTGCGCGCATTCGGGCCGCCAGTCCCAGTTCTGGCCATGGATCAACCGGCCATGGGCGGTCTCGGCGCCCAGCACCACGGCACCGGTGCAGCCATCCGGCTCCTCATCGGGAATGCCGGCGCGCATCCGGCCGATCTGGAGAATTTCGGTGCGGGCATTGATCAGCAGGATATGTTCCAGATCGCAGCCGGCGCCTTGCGCGATGCCGCGCATCTCCTCGACATAGCTGCCATCGAAGCCCTCGACCACCGGCAGGAACTCACGCGCGATCGCGGCAATGCCCGCCCAGTCGTGGTTCATCGCCCGCAACTGGGCCGCATACAGCGCCACACTGCCCAGCACATGGGTCTTCAATGCCTGACCATGGCGCTGGCCGCGCTCGAAGGCTGTGCCGGCCAGCTCGACCATGGGGAAGTCGGTCACGTCGGCGGCGCTGACGGGAGCCACGGGAGGTGTCATCGGCGGGTCGTCCTTGGGCGGAGGGGAAAGATCCCGGTGGCAGATCGTGCGTCGGCAACACAATTGTGCTTATTGCACATGGAAGACAGTTCTGAAACCGCCCCCGGCCATGCAGGCCGGGCTTGATCGCGGCGGTGCGGCGTGGTTAACAGGGGATGCCGGACACCGGCACCCGCCAGTCGCAGGCTGTATTTCAGGTGGTGATGATGCCCAGGGGCAGTGATGACGCGGCCCAGCGGCCCGAACTGTCGGCCTTGCAGGCCGAGGTTGCGCGCCGGATTCTGGAACGGATCGGCGACGGGCGCTGGAAGCCGGGCGAACGCTGCCCGGAACTGGCGCTGGCCAAGGCGCTGGGCGTGTCGCGCACGCCGGTGCGCCGGGCGCTGGAACTGCTGGAGGCGGAAGGGCTGATCGCCCAGTCGCCCGGCCGCAGCTTCCGGCTGCTCGACGATCCGGCCGCCATCGCCGACGCGGTCGCCCGGGTCGAGGCCCTGCTGCCGACATCGGATGCCGAGCGGGTCTATCAGCAGATCATCGCCGACAAGGCCCAGGGCCGCATCGCCCAGGACGTTTCCGAAGCCGAGCTTCTGCCCCGTTATGACGTGTCGCACGGCACGCTCAGGCGCGTGCTGATCCGGCTGTCGGCCGAGGGCCTCGTCGCCCGCCAGCCCGGCCATGGCTGGCGGTTCGCCGACAGCCTGGACGACGACGACGCGGTTTCGGAAAGCTATGCCTTCCGCATCGCCATCGAATGCCAGGCCCTGGCCCAGCCGGGCTATCGGGTGGACCAGGAGCGGTTCCGCGAGGTCCGCGCCGCCCATATGCAGGTTCTGGCCAGCGACCCGGCCGGCCTGGACGAACGCGACTGGTTCCGGGTGAATTCGGCCTTTCACGAGGCCATCGTCGCCGGCGCCCGCAACCGGTTCTTCGATCAGGCGATCGCCCAACAGAACAATCTGCGCCGCATTCAGGAGCGCGAGGAATTCCGCCGGCTGCCGGCCGATCGGGTGGTGCAGTCGTGCTGCGAGCATCTGGCGATCCTGAACGCGATCGAAACCGGCAACCGCAGGCTCGCCGCCGCCCTGCTCCGCCACCATCTGGCCGAGGCCGCCGAATTCACCGAAGACGAGGGCGGCCCGGCCGACAGTTTCGGGCGCCTCTGACCGGCCGGTCACGACGGCCCCTCGGGCGCGATGCCGGGATAGGCCGCCATCTCGGCCGCCAATGCCCGATCCTCGTCGCGCGATGACCTGGCCAGCGCCGCCATCACCGCCACCCGATCGGCCGCCGGGCGTTCCTGGCTGTATTTGGCCAGCGCCTCGACCGTGTCGATCACGATCTCGAAGGCCTGGATGCGCGGCAGCATCGCCTGGATATCGGCCTCGTCCAGCGTCTCCAGCGGCCAGGGCTGCGGGCGGCTCGCCTCGACATGCGCAACCGTGCGCGCCAGCACGTCGCGCGCCGTATCATCGCCATGGATCAGCCGGATACGGCCGGTGATGTGGACGGCGGCGTAATTCCAGGTCGGCGCATCGGTGCCGGTGACATACCAGGCGGGTGACACATAGCCGTCGGGGCCGGTGAACACCGCCAGCACCCGCACGCCGTCGCGCAGCCGCGCCGCCTGGGGGTTGGCGCGGGCCAGATGGCTCAACAGCCGCGCACCGGGCCGGGGCGCGCCATCCAGCCGCAGCATCGGCAGATGGCTGGCCAATGGCACGGCCCCATCGGGGGCGGCATCGACCAGCATCGCGAAGCCATGGGCATCGACGAAGGCGGCGATCCGGTCCGGGTCATCGATGCGATAGCGTGCGGGTGCATACATGGGGAACTGGCTCCGTTCAGCGGTGCGCGGCGCGCACCGGCGGCCGCAGATGCGCCCAGGGGGCCGCCTCTTCGATCCGCCCGGCCAGCCGGAACAGGGTGGCCTCGTCGCCCGGCCGGGCGATGAACTGCACGCCCACCGGCAGGCCGTCGGCGCTGACGCCGCCCGGCACCGACATGGCCGGCTGGCCGGTGACATTGGCGATATGGGTAAAGCCCAGATGGCCCATCACCCGGTCCAGATAGGTATCGAGATCCAGGCCGTCGCAATCGAGGAAGCCATGAGCCATCGGCGCCTGCGGCAAGGTCGGCGTCATCAGCAGGTCATAGCCGGTGAAGAAGCGGCAGAACCGCCGGGCCTCGGCCCCCATCCGGCCGCGGGCATCCAGCAATGTCGGCGCCGGGATCGCGCGGCCGCGCTCCGCCGCCGCCAGAATGCAGCCTTCCACGGTCTCGCGGCTGACCGGCCGGCCCGTCAGGGCCGACAGATCGTCGACCTGGGCGGCGTCATAGGCGCACAGCATCAACTTCACCGCCCGGGCCACCGCCTCGCCATCATAGGCCGGCACGGCCTCGACGATCTCATGACCCATCTGTTCCAGCAGCCGCGCCATGCGGGCCACGGCGTCGCGGGCATCATCGGTCACCGCCACATCGACCGGCGGGGTCAGGCAGACCGCGATCCGCAGCCGGCCGGGTTCGGTCGTGACCTCGTCGATCCACGGGCGCTGCTTGGGCAGCGCGAAATAGGGCGCGCCGATATCGGGGCCGTCGGTCAGGTCCAGCATCAGCGCGCTGTCGCGCACGCTGCGGGTGATGACATGCTCCGACACCAGCCCGCCCCACAGATCCCACGACACCGGCCCGGCCGGGGTGCGGGCGCGCGACGGCTTCAGCCCGAAGGTGCCGGTCGACGAGGCCGGGCAGCGGATCGATCCGGCACCGTCATTGGCATAACCAATCGGCGCCATGCCCGCCGCCACCGCCGCGGCCGACCCGCCGCTCGACCCGCCGACGCTGTAGCCATGCTTCCAGGGATTGTGCGTCGGACCATTGGCAACCGGTTCGGTTGTAGCGTTGGAGCCGTATTCCGGCAGATTGGTCTTGGCGACCACGATCAGCCCGGCCCGGCGATAGCGGGCCATGATCTCGGTGTCGTAATCGCGGGTGAAGCCGGCGGCCAGCCGGCTGGCATTGGCGCTGGGCACGCCGGCATAGGACTGGCAATCGTCCTTCAACAGCACCGGCACGCCCCAGAGCGGCGCCGTGGCCCGGTCGACCCGGTCCAGCGCCGCAAGCTGCGCCCGAGCCTCGTCCTCCATGCGCAGGATCACCGCGTTCAGCACCGGATTGACCCGGTCGATCGCCGCGAACGCCGCCGCCACCGCCTCGTCGGGCGTGATCTCGCCGGCACGGATCCGGCCCGCCAATGCGACCGCATCGGCCGTTGCATAGTCCTCGACGAAGCTCATGGTGCGGTATGCCCTCTTCTGCGACAGGAAGCATATCTTTGATGATGATTACCCTATCAAAGTGTTTTCTTAATGTGAATAAGGCAATTTGATGATTCGCACGAACGGCTGGGCGACCGTTCGGCGGCGCCTTGCGTGATCTCAAAATCACAGCTCCCCGGCGGCAAATCGCTTGGATGATTCATCCGGGCGTGACTATGATCGTGATGCGCGAAGCGTGCGGATCTGTTCAGATCCAGCCAAGGTCATGCAGCGCGGATGCGATCCCGGCCACTGGCCGGACCGGTCATGCCGTGCATTGTCATGTGACCACCGAAATCAATGACGTCCGC
Proteins encoded in this window:
- a CDS encoding ABC transporter permease → MTVTTSEGSGAGDGTAPVPRLLRRRRPVGLWIGATLVGLVIVLAVMGLIWTPYNPMALDIPHRLQAPSAAHWLGTDAFGRDVLSRIMSGATTSVTIGVSTVVTASLIGAPIGILAGFLGGMVDRLVAVVVDALLAFPGILMALGLMAVIGPGESSIVLALGIAYTPAMARVVRSIVMSLRSRDFVEASMVTGNSTLYTMAAHVLPNAVSPIIVLATSMFGWALLAESALSFLGLGVPPPAATWGSMLSAGRPHLGQADWLTIFPGACITLALLGICLVGDALRDRLDPRMRKA
- a CDS encoding ABC transporter permease, with translation MRHFILYRLASAIPTLVVVALAVFVLIRAIPGDPVTTMLGDSADPATVSALRQAYGLDGPWPLQFVLWVERLLAGDMGRSIVNNLPVADLVADRFMVTAGVVFPAVVIATLVAVPLGMIAAWARGGTLDLTLTALATLIMSVPTFWLGLLILMWFGLELGWLPIVGYVGFGENAGRALAYLVMPVMTLTIVEIGILTRMARANTIDVLRLEYVTHARAKGLPEHVVMTRHVFPNAFAPTLTLVGLILGNLLGGIAVTETIFSLPGLGRLLVDAIYARDYPVVQGGLLFIAGLYVVINLIVDLLHPLFDPRIAA
- a CDS encoding C45 family autoproteolytic acyltransferase/hydolase, encoding MTPPVAPVSAADVTDFPMVELAGTAFERGQRHGQALKTHVLGSVALYAAQLRAMNHDWAGIAAIAREFLPVVEGFDGSYVEEMRGIAQGAGCDLEHILLINARTEILQIGRMRAGIPDEEPDGCTGAVVLGAETAHGRLIHGQNWDWRPECAHTTVVLKIRRDDGPDLLTMTEAGGLARCGMNSAGIAITANYLECDRDYAQVGVPLALIRRKVLEQAHMALAMKTVATTPKSASNNMMLSWSQGFAIDFECAPDEAFQIYPDADGMIVHANHWTSPVALSKLRDTGIPFVPESFYRDWRVRRALAARRGQITRADLKAAFFDDFGVPYSVCRPPRPGAGGSISSTVAMVVMEPAAGVMEVAPMPALRDRFTTYTLDMDETATRDARACAPARPTA
- a CDS encoding GntR family transcriptional regulator — encoded protein: MPDTGTRQSQAVFQVVMMPRGSDDAAQRPELSALQAEVARRILERIGDGRWKPGERCPELALAKALGVSRTPVRRALELLEAEGLIAQSPGRSFRLLDDPAAIADAVARVEALLPTSDAERVYQQIIADKAQGRIAQDVSEAELLPRYDVSHGTLRRVLIRLSAEGLVARQPGHGWRFADSLDDDDAVSESYAFRIAIECQALAQPGYRVDQERFREVRAAHMQVLASDPAGLDERDWFRVNSAFHEAIVAGARNRFFDQAIAQQNNLRRIQEREEFRRLPADRVVQSCCEHLAILNAIETGNRRLAAALLRHHLAEAAEFTEDEGGPADSFGRL
- a CDS encoding FMN-binding negative transcriptional regulator; the protein is MYAPARYRIDDPDRIAAFVDAHGFAMLVDAAPDGAVPLASHLPMLRLDGAPRPGARLLSHLARANPQAARLRDGVRVLAVFTGPDGYVSPAWYVTGTDAPTWNYAAVHITGRIRLIHGDDTARDVLARTVAHVEASRPQPWPLETLDEADIQAMLPRIQAFEIVIDTVEALAKYSQERPAADRVAVMAALARSSRDEDRALAAEMAAYPGIAPEGPS
- a CDS encoding amidase, yielding MSFVEDYATADAVALAGRIRAGEITPDEAVAAAFAAIDRVNPVLNAVILRMEDEARAQLAALDRVDRATAPLWGVPVLLKDDCQSYAGVPSANASRLAAGFTRDYDTEIMARYRRAGLIVVAKTNLPEYGSNATTEPVANGPTHNPWKHGYSVGGSSGGSAAAVAAGMAPIGYANDGAGSIRCPASSTGTFGLKPSRARTPAGPVSWDLWGGLVSEHVITRSVRDSALMLDLTDGPDIGAPYFALPKQRPWIDEVTTEPGRLRIAVCLTPPVDVAVTDDARDAVARMARLLEQMGHEIVEAVPAYDGEAVARAVKLMLCAYDAAQVDDLSALTGRPVSRETVEGCILAAAERGRAIPAPTLLDARGRMGAEARRFCRFFTGYDLLMTPTLPQAPMAHGFLDCDGLDLDTYLDRVMGHLGFTHIANVTGQPAMSVPGGVSADGLPVGVQFIARPGDEATLFRLAGRIEEAAPWAHLRPPVRAAHR